The following nucleotide sequence is from Pochonia chlamydosporia 170 chromosome 4, whole genome shotgun sequence.
ccgccattgccattctcaacTGCGATGCCAAGGCTCCCTTGTTGGTCTATATATCCAAAATGATGCCCACCTCTGAAAGGGGCTCATTTTACGCTCTTGGTCGGATCTTTTCTGGAACAGCCAGCGCTGGTCTCGCTGTCCAAATTCGCGGGCCTGGCTATGTTCAGGGATGGCGGCTTGACCGCTTTCGCAATACCATCCAAGATCCGCTGGTCATGATAGGCACAGAGTTCAAGTCAGTCGGCAATGTAACAGCAGGGAATATAATCGGCCTAGTCGGAATAGATCAGTACCTCCTAAATTCGGGTGTTGTTACGAGCAGTGAGGCTGCTCCAACCTTCAAGTCGATGAAACCCCCTGGATCGTTGATCCAACGCTCCATTCAAACAAAGAATGCCAAAGATCTGCCCAAATTAGTTGAAGGACTTCAGAGCCTATCAAAGATAGATGCCGGTGTGCAGACGGCAACTTCAGAGTCCGGTGAGCAATTCATCACGGGAACAGGCGAGGTACATCTCGAACAATGTGTTAAGTATCTCAGAGAGTATACTGCAATTTCCCTAGTCGTATCTGACCCTACAGTTCAATATCGGGAGACTGTGCAGCAAGAGTCCAGCCAGACTGCTCTAGCAAAGTCCCCGAACAAGCATAGCCGAATATATATGAGCGCCGAGCCGTTAGAAGACAGACTATGTATAGCTATTGAGAATGGTGAGGTACATCCGTACGGCGATTTTAAAGCCCGTTCCTCTAAGATAGCCCGAGAATTCGGTTGGGATTACGACGACGCACGAAAAATTTGGGCATTTGGTCCGGAGGGTACGGGTGCAAACTTACTCGTTGACCGGACCAAAGCTGTGCAATATCTCAACGAGATAAAAGATGGTCTCATTTCGGGATTCCAGTGGGCTACCCGTGAAGGTCCCATTGCAGATGAGCCTATGCGCTCTATCCAATTTAACCTCATGGATGTGATGCTCATGTCTGATGCTATCCATCGAGGTTCTGGTCAGATTATTCCTGCCACTCGACGCGTGGTGTatgcttcaacattgttcGCTGATCCAACTCTACTCGAACCAGCTTGTGTGCTTGACTTGCAATTTCCGAGCCAAGCTATCAACAAAGTTCAAAGTATTATCACTCGTCGTTGTGGTAACATCCTTCGTGAGGAGGAACATCCTCTTACACGGTATCTCAACATCACGGCTTCCTTACCGGCGACGGAGTCGTTCGGTCTGTGCGAAGAGCTTATTGCAAGTGCTGGAACCTCCGTTCCGAACGTGGTGTCGCCGCATGTATCCTTTGACCGTTGGCAACTTGTGCCTGGTGGTTCACCACTAGATTCGACAACGGGGGCTGGGAAGCTTGTGATGGATATTCGCAAGCGCAAGGGTATCGCGATTCAGATTCCAGGAGTTGAGAAAGTACGTATTTGAGACTTCAAAATCGTTGATACTACCTGCATCATAGCTTTGCTAATCAATAACGATAGTATAATGACAGGCTGTGATGGCATCACTGCAGTCTAGATGTAACAAGCAATGACAACGGAAACTCGGTATATTAAAGAGTAACATATATCGTGGAAGGGCCAATGCCGTACATGTCATACATGTCACTCTTAAAAGTGTCTCCAAATCTCTTCAAACTTTGTTCAATGAGGCCCAACATGCCTGTAATTGATCTATTGAACTTTTCATTCCGCCTTTGCAGAACGCGCAGCCATATCTTGAGACTCTTCCGAGCCCACTCTATCGAACCAAATATGGTCTTCCAGATCCTCATCGAACATAATCCCAAGTTTAACCGCAACATCATTTTGAAACCTAAACTCAGCCCTCATCGGGTAGTTTGGCCCTTGGCTCACTTCCCTATACAAAGCAATATATTTGGTCTGCTCGCATACGTGATGGAATGTCAGATTGAAGACGTAAGATCGATCCGTGCAGTCAACAAACAAATGACCATCCTTAATCACCACATTGAGACCTCGCCAGCCCGGGTTGTAATAACTACCGGTATACGCACTCAGCGGCATCTTTTGAGGTTCAGACTCTTTGATTCCAGGACAAATCTTTTGCCGTTCCTCCTCCAAATTCTTTGCTTCGCTGTCAATCTCAGCGTCCGTGCCATAGTCTTCGTACTTTTTCTCCCTATACAGTTCGTAGAGAACCTTGTCCCAGTTGGGTCTCTCTTCCTGAGACAGGCCCAATATGTCGTCGAGCAGCTCTTGCATCAAGATTTCGGCAACAAACGAGGCATTGTCGCAGTTACCAAACATGGTTCCCGCGAATTTAAGATCGGGCACGAAGAAATGACTGGTGGATGAGCCGGATATGCAGCCATCATGGGTAATGATCATGTAGCCTCGATAGTGATGGACTTCCCAGCCAGCTGCGTATAAAATCGGAGCTGAGAATGGTTTCAATTTCTCACCAGGGCTAACGATTATACGTGGTCGTATGATTCCGTTGTAAATCTCCTCCGTAAACGGTGCCTCTTTGTTCATCAGAGCCTTGACATATTTCAGGTAGTCATCAACACTAGTTACCACCGAGCCGGCTCCTTGTGCCTCAGGTGCATCTGGCGTAGTAAAAGTTGAGTACTTTTCGGCCCTTTTATCCCACCAGTGTCCAGGCGTTAAACGGTCTCCAAGTCCCTTTGCTCGCGCACGTTCTGGCTGTAAGTTGGTAGAAGTCATGTCGAGCGGTTGGAAAAATCGTTGATCAACAAAATCGGCAAAACTGAGCCCGGTCTTTTGCTCTACGAGATGTGTTGCCACAGTGAACATCATGTTGCAGTAAATGAACTTGGAACGAATTGGGGCCGCAGTTTCGAGATTTCGAATGTTACGGGTTACGGACTTCGCCGTATCCGTATTTTTGGACCGAGGCCCAAGGTATGAATTATCATTACTGCGATGGTGGATTAGTTACAAGGTAATAGAGTAACTCGGACTACTTATTCACTCACGATGCCAACCCGGTGCGGTGACTCAATGTGTCCTCCAGTGTCACACCTTCGTAGCCTTCACCGGGCATTACAAAGTCATCTGGAAGTAGCTGGGTCATTTCAGCCTCATACTGCACATCAGGATACTTTTCATCATGGACTAGTAGGGCGACTGATGCAGCGGTGAGAGATttggatgcagatgcaatgTCAAAGAGAGTGTCGGTAGTCATTGGTTTCAATGGCTCGAACGAGGCCACGCCAAAAGCCTTGGAGGCGGTGCTGTCCTTGTGGgagatggcaatggccaagccaggcacaTGATACTTTTTTATGAGCTCCTCTGCGTgagaggagaaggagggagAGTTGAAGAACTCCATGATGACGTTGGTTGGCTATTGTGGGATGCAAAATGAGATGGCGCTTCGAGCAATCGTGCAGTGATGAGCAGTAATGTCATCAAATACTCTGCTGAGGGCCAATATTCAGAACGAAAGCGACAATGATCAGGGAACCCGATGTTATTATTTGCTACTGGCAGCAAGGTGGTCATTTATAAACTTCTACCTCTATGGGCGATCGGAGCGATACCCATTGTGGAAATAGGCGGGTGGCTCATCGCATCACTTAACCCGTGGAACCAATGGAATGCTTATTTAATTGGGGGTTTGATGTAACAATTCGGACTGACTCACAAACTTTGCGTTTCCACTAGGTTTAGCAGGGCTGTGCTGGCCTCGTCGAATCTGACGGCATGCCTCAGCATGGGTGGATGCTGAAACTCTCAGTTCCTCTTTGTCAAAATAGTGGCCATGAAACGCTGCCCAGCGTCTCATTGAAAGATGACTGTTAGTGTAGATCGTATGACTCTATCGAGTGGCTTGGCAAAGCTCACCATTGACCACATATCCGGATTTCGGGTGGCGCCGTTGCTCTCCGCCAGCCGAGTCGGCATTTGATGATTGTTGAGACCCCCTGGTTGGATTCCATATCAAGACATGGAGTATATGAGACGGGCGTGCAGAAAGTTTTAACCTATTTTTTCAGGAGGTTGCCGCCTTGCTGTACTCTGGGCCAGCCCTGTCACATTACATGCGGGTGCTGAGAGACTGAAAATACCGAGTTTGCTCGAAACGTAATGATAGAAACAGTGATGTCAGTGGTGATGCATACGGTTACACATGAAAACTGAAGGTGGATTTCGAAAACAACAGACTTCTGAAACAACTGCTCCAATAGACATCTTGGTGGGATGACGTGAAGGGCGAGATCAAGACAATGCATTGCTGTGGTAATGCAATACAAAACCCGTCACACACTGAATAACCTATTGCACTGCAGTCCGTCCGTGACTTTATTTAACCAATATGCGCTCAGGGACGGCCAAGAACAGAAAGTATACTACAATAAGAATAGTCATCATCGGAATGTGTTGTTCTAGGGAGTCAAGGTAAATGAAATTGAGTTGAGAAGTCGCCCGAAATCTTACAGCTGCTTGATACGCAATTCATGTCGAACCTTCCCTTTCATGCAACTCTGCAGCCTTTCTttctcgtccttcttcctcccttGGCACCCGGTCAAAATTAAACCTACACCTATCACTCCCATCCGCAATTGTCGTCGGGCGAGCGAACCGAACCCGATGCCGACTCGGATCAATCTGATCATACCACGTCCTATCAAACGCGCAGAATGTACTACCAATTTCAGTGGcatccaacttcttcaatgcCTTCATATACCAACATTGGTGAATTTCAACGTGATATATATCCTTGGTATCGATAGGATGCTTGAGCTTAAAATCGGGCGGCGCGTAGAGAGTCGCCTCCTTGCCCCGCGACACATCAGTCAAGTGTTTGAAAGGGTCTGGAGATgaatcaagctgctgccgtATCGCGTCGGACACGAACGATGCCGATGTTTTGGTCGCGACTTCAAGTATCTCGCGGATTTGTGAAACGGGTAAGCCTTCCTGCTTCAAAATACGATAAGGAGCTACCATGTATGCTGTGAATTGTATGTTTTCGACCCGGCCGGGTGGATCAGAAGCTGTTGAGAGCTGCGTTATAAGTCCCCTGGCTTCTTTGCTCATCCCATCTCTTTGGCGGGGAGAGAGATGAAAAGCTGCAGTTTCGTCGCAGGCCGCGGCGACGCTATCAAGAAAATATTCTTCAAAGTTGAATGGTTTTTCTTGACTGCTTCCTTCTTTGCTGGCACTTGCCGAAGCGTGATACGAGTTGGCAGTACCGGCAAATGAACGCCTGAAAAGACGGTGATGATTGCCAATGGCTCCTGGTTGTGGCGCTCTTCTCGTCGACGAGCGGAGGCCATTCAACAACGCGCGCCGTATCGGTACCGCGAATTCCAT
It contains:
- a CDS encoding l-2-amino-thiazoline-4-carboxylic acid hydrolase domain-containing protein; the protein is MEFAVPIRRALLNGLRSSTRRAPQPGAIGNHHRLFRRSFAGTANSYHASASASKEGSSQEKPFNFEEYFLDSVAAACDETAAFHLSPRQRDGMSKEARGLITQLSTASDPPGRVENIQFTAYMVAPYRILKQEGLPVSQIREILEVATKTSASFVSDAIRQQLDSSPDPFKHLTDVSRGKEATLYAPPDFKLKHPIDTKDIYHVEIHQCWYMKALKKLDATEIGSTFCAFDRTWYDQIDPSRHRVRFARPTTIADGSDRCRFNFDRVPREEEGRERKAAELHEREGST
- a CDS encoding beta-lactamase family protein (similar to Aspergillus clavatus NRRL 1 XP_001270526.1), whose protein sequence is MEFFNSPSFSSHAEELIKKYHVPGLAIAISHKDSTASKAFGVASFEPLKPMTTDTLFDIASASKSLTAASVALLVHDEKYPDVQYEAEMTQLLPDDFVMPGEGYEGVTLEDTLSHRTGLASNDNSYLGPRSKNTDTAKSVTRNIRNLETAAPIRSKFIYCNMMFTVATHLVEQKTGLSFADFVDQRFFQPLDMTSTNLQPERARAKGLGDRLTPGHWWDKRAEKYSTFTTPDAPEAQGAGSVVTSVDDYLKYVKALMNKEAPFTEEIYNGIIRPRIIVSPGEKLKPFSAPILYAAGWEVHHYRGYMIITHDGCISGSSTSHFFVPDLKFAGTMFGNCDNASFVAEILMQELLDDILGLSQEERPNWDKVLYELYREKKYEDYGTDAEIDSEAKNLEEERQKICPGIKESEPQKMPLSAYTGSYYNPGWRGLNVVIKDGHLFVDCTDRSYVFNLTFHHVCEQTKYIALYREVSQGPNYPMRAEFRFQNDVAVKLGIMFDEDLEDHIWFDRVGSEESQDMAARSAKAE
- a CDS encoding elongation factor 2 (similar to Aspergillus terreus NIH2624 XP_001208692.1) yields the protein MSEHIVEELRSLIGNPNAIRNIAILAHEGHGKSTIVNSLLTGAGIAPLSQPSNDQTEDSKNCRPGTTTKLAAFSLPARIRGVNKSKEHDSQDTDKFIVNLIDTPGHVDFFSEVAAAVRITDGALLVIDTIEGARPQTKAALSHALAERVKPVVFINKFDRALLDFKARKEDVYQSFSQIIDSVNADMPISSDNPMGDIRVCPTKGTVAFGSALHGWAFAIRQFAAMYAKKFNVDEDKMTKRLWGNNYFNHYTKTWTKKDNHEGQPLERAFNQFILEPIFRLHSAVLSSKTADVSRIVQKLNIQLTPNDLQKQGLDLLKAVMHSFIPANEALLGMVKLHLPSPVAAQKYRAEVLCQGSMNSDAAIAILNCDAKAPLLVYISKMMPTSERGSFYALGRIFSGTASAGLAVQIRGPGYVQGWRLDRFRNTIQDPLVMIGTEFKSVGNVTAGNIIGLVGIDQYLLNSGVVTSSEAAPTFKSMKPPGSLIQRSIQTKNAKDLPKLVEGLQSLSKIDAGVQTATSESGEQFITGTGEVHLEQCVKYLREYTAISLVVSDPTVQYRETVQQESSQTALAKSPNKHSRIYMSAEPLEDRLCIAIENGEVHPYGDFKARSSKIAREFGWDYDDARKIWAFGPEGTGANLLVDRTKAVQYLNEIKDGLISGFQWATREGPIADEPMRSIQFNLMDVMLMSDAIHRGSGQIIPATRRVVYASTLFADPTLLEPACVLDLQFPSQAINKVQSIITRRCGNILREEEHPLTRYLNITASLPATESFGLCEELIASAGTSVPNVVSPHVSFDRWQLVPGGSPLDSTTGAGKLVMDIRKRKGIAIQIPGVEKYNDRL